GAGGGCACTCTGGTCGATCACTTGAAGTAGGGACAACAATGGCCCGGGCTTGTGGCCCGGGCCATTGTTGGGTTCTGCCGTGTTTAGCAGCTCAATGCGACGTGCGCGACCTTGCGGTCGACAGTCGGCACAGTGGTGGGGTTGTTACGCACATCCCTGGCGGCCTGCACGTTGTTCACGGGCGACTCCTGCGTGACCGACTCGACGGTGCACTTGGACAGGTCGCTGGCGCCCGTCTTGGAGACGATCACCCGGTACCCATTGGACTTGAGGTCATTGATGACAGCGTTGGCATCGCCCGATCCAGCCGGTCCGGCGAGCGCGACACTTGCCGATCCCAGCGACGCCCCGATGACGCCAGCTGCGGCAATACCTGCAAATAACAATTTCTTCACGATTTCACTCCTCTCGCCTTACTCCTCGTGGCCTCTCTGTTACGGAAATATGTCCGGATACCACATCAAGGCCCGACCCGCGACTCGCCAAAACATCAACGCTCGTGAATCTGTCCTGTCCAACGCGGTAATCCTCAGATTGATTCCCGCTTGCGGAAATTAACGCCAAATTCATAGCGACCCCTGCGCGCGCTCTCAGGCGGCACTGTGTGGGCTGGCCGGAGCCGGGCGGCATCCAGCGAACTGGCAAAGCTCGTTAGGTAAGGCTAACTAGACGTTGCAGTTAAGGGAGATGTAGACCAATCTGTGGTCCAGTACGCGAACCGGCAGCACCAGCCACTTTCCGCTGGGCATCCACGTCCGCTGATACTCGGTGCGGTAGACATCCTGTCCGTTGCGGATGTTCGACACGGTGCACTTGTTGGTGGGCCCGTTACCGCTGCGATCGATGATCACCTGGTAACCCTGCGACTGATACTGGTTGATGACCGACTGCGCATCATCGGCAAGCGCCGTCCCCGGGGTGAGGGCCATCAGCGTACCAACACCAAGTGCCGCCGTTGTCAGCCGAACTGCCGTCTTCATCTCACACACCGTCCTCATAGTTTCTAACTCCCGGCCACACAGGCATTGTTCCCCATAGGTGCCATCGATTTTTCGTTCTGAATCGATACAGTGGCCGGATGCCCAAGCCCGTGACCATCAAGACCTGGGGAATCTGGGCCGCCTGCGCGCTGGTGCTCGTGGCCACGGCGGGATGTGGCCGAACCGTCCAGAATCCCGTCAACCACAACGTCAAGATCGCCAACATCGCCTCGCTGAAAAGCCAGTTCGGGCCGGAGTTCGAGATCAAGACAATGGAACCCGCTGGGATGGATCCCAAGCTGCTCTCTCCTGCTCCGCTGCCGCCGGGTGTGACGGTTGACCCTCCTGGTTGCGCCAAGTACAGCGGTGGCAGTGCCGTGCCCGTCGGGCTCAAGGGAAACATGGCGGCGTTGACCGCGACCGGCGCGGGCAACCAATATGTGGCAGTCGCCGTCGAAACCTCGCAAGAGGTCCCCTTCGACCCCGCTGTGTCGGCGGACTGCAAGAAGGTCGGTTTCCGCGGCAACGGAATCGCCGGACAGACCGAGGTGATCGACGCACCGGCCATCGACGGTGCGCGCACGCTCGGCATGAAACGCGACGTGCTCAGCGGGACCTCGGGCCGGGCGATCGGTCAGGAGGTCCTGAACTACTCGGCATATCTGGGCCGCTACATGGTGGTGGTCACGGTCAGCCCGGTCGCCGTCGGCAAGGTGCCGCCCGCGCTGCCCGACGGCAAGCGTGCATCGGATCTGCTGGTCAAGGCGGTTGCGGCGGTCCGCTCTTAACGCACGTCGCGTGGTCGGTACTGCAGGCTGATTCGTGGCCCCACCGGTTTGGACGTCTTGGGGATCGCGTGCTCCCAGGTGCGCTGGCAGGAGCCTCCCATCACCAACAGGTCGCCATGGCCCACGTTGATGCGGATCGACTCGCCGCCCAGCCGGGGGCGCAGAGCGAAAGTGCGTGTGGCACCGATGCTCACGATCGCCACCATGGTGTCCTCGCGCAGGCCACGGCCTATGGTGTCGCCGTGCCAGGCGACGCTGTCGGTGCCGTCGCGGTACTGACACAGGCCCACCGTGGTGAACGGTTCGCCGAGTTCGTCGGCGTACTCGCCGTTGAGCCGGTCGCAGATGGTCTCCAGCACCGGGTGTGGCGGCGGACCTGCGGTCAGGTCGTGAAAGCTGACTAGGCGGGGGACATCGAGGGTGCGGTCGTACATGCGGCGGCGTTCGGCGCGCCAGGGCACCTGCGCCAACAGCTGGCCCATGAGGTTGTCGGCACGCCCGAGCCATTCATGGTGCACCTCAAGCCAAGCGCCGCCCGCCAGGTCGCGGCGCGGGACCGCCGGTGCGCCGAACAGTGATGCCTGAACCGCATGTGTCACACCCTCATGATATCGCACACATGTTCGATTGCACGGCAAGCTAGCGTCTTCTCATGACGGATGCTCCAGTGCTGGGTGCCAATTCAGAGGTGGGACGGCTGCGGGCGGTCGTGTTGCACCGGCCCGGTGACGAGCTCAAGCGTCTGACACCGCGCAACAACGACCAGTTGCTGTTCGACGGGCTGCCCTGGGTGGCGCGCGCGCAAGAGGAGCACGATGCCTTCGCCGAGGTGCTGCGTTCGCGGGGTGTCGAGGTGCTGTTGCTCTCCGATTTGTTACGCGAGGCACTCGCCAGCGGCGCGGCCCGCGTCCAGGGCATTTCTGCGGCGGTCAACGCGCGCAGGCTGGGTTACGCCCTGGCGCAGGATCTTTCGGAGTACCTGCGGTCGCTGGACGCCGGCGATCTGGCCTACGTGCTGATGTGCGGGATGACATTCGACGAGCTGCCGGTCGGCGGCAAGGTGGCGCAGCCGTCGCTGGTGCGGACCATGCATCACGGATCGGATTTCGTGATCGAGCCGCTGCCCAACCTGCTGTTCACCCGCGACTCCTCGTTCTGGATCGGCCACAAGTTCGCGATCACCTCGCTCGCGTTGCCGGCGCGGGTGCGCGAGACCTCGCTCACCGATCTGATCTACGCCCACCACCCGAGATTCCTCGGGGTGCGCCGCGCCTACGAGTCGCATTCGGCCCCGGTCGAGGGCGGTGACGTGCTGCTGTTGGGCCCCGGCGTGGTGGCCGTCGGGGTGGGGGAGCGCACCACCCCTGCCGGTGCGGAAGCACTGGCGCGTAGCCTTTTCGACGACGGACTGGCGCACACGGTGCTCGCGGTGCCCATCGCGCAGGAACGGGCGTCGATGCATCTCGACACCGTCTGCACCATGGTCGACACCGACGCCGTCGTGATGTATCCGGCGATCCAAGACTCGCTGTCGGCCTTCACTATTCGCCGCACCGAGGGTGGTGTCAGTATCTCCGGGGCGGACCCGTTCGTGGAGGCGGCCGCCGATGCGATGGGTATCGGCAAGCTACGTGTCATCGATACCGGGCTGGATCCGGTGACCGCCGAACGCGAGCAGTGGGACGACGGCAACAACACCCTGGCCGTGGCGCCCGGCGTCGTCGTCGCCTATGAGCGCAATGTGGAAACCAATGCGCGTCTGGAGGCCTCGGGTGTCGAGGTGCTGGCCATCTCGGCGTCGGAACTGGGCACCGGCCGGGGCGGACCGCGTTGCATGTCTTGCCCGGTGTCCCGCGACTTCATCTAGCGTCGACACGCCGTCTTATGGCGAACATGTGCGATACGAACACGCCACGACACGGCGTGTCGGCGGCTGGGGCGGCCGCTGGGAGCGCGGGGCGGCCGCTAGCGCCAGCTGGGCAGCCACATCTCCATGTTCCACATGAACGGTGAGATGGCGGCTCCGGTCAGAATCGGATACAGCCACGCGAAGTTGGTGACCACCACCGCCAGGTAGAACGTTGCGATGAACATCCGCAACGTTTTTCGTTCCGGGTTGGTCACCGGCTTGTGCAGGAAGTCGCCGAGGATGAACGCGATCATCATCACCAGGAACGGCACCATCGGGGTGGCGTAGAAGAAATACATCTGGCGGTCGATGTTGGCGAACCAGGGCAGCCACCCCGCGCAGTAGCCGACGAGCGCCGCCGCGTAACGCCAGTCACGCCGGACCACCGTCGCCCACGTGGCCCACAGCAGCACCGGAACGGCCAGCCACCAGATGGCCGGCGTGCCGACCAACAGCACCGCGCGCACACAGGAATTGGCGCCGCAGCCGGGGATGTTCTTGTCCTCGATGGCGTAGAGCAGCGGTCGTAGCGACATGGGCCACGTCCACGGTTTGGATTCCCACGGATGGTGGTTGCCGTTGGCGTTGGTCAGCGTCGAATGGAACGTGTAGACGCTGTGCGTGTAGTACCAGAGCGATCGCAGGGCATCGGGCATCCAGCCGCCGACGCCAATCTGTCGGCCCTCGGCGTGCCGGTTGATCCCGGTCTCGGAGGCGAACCACGACCAGTACGAGGCCATGTACACGATGAACGGAATGACCAGCAGCGCATACACGGCGGGCCCCAGA
The nucleotide sequence above comes from Mycobacteroides saopaulense. Encoded proteins:
- a CDS encoding DUF5642 family protein — protein: MPKPVTIKTWGIWAACALVLVATAGCGRTVQNPVNHNVKIANIASLKSQFGPEFEIKTMEPAGMDPKLLSPAPLPPGVTVDPPGCAKYSGGSAVPVGLKGNMAALTATGAGNQYVAVAVETSQEVPFDPAVSADCKKVGFRGNGIAGQTEVIDAPAIDGARTLGMKRDVLSGTSGRAIGQEVLNYSAYLGRYMVVVTVSPVAVGKVPPALPDGKRASDLLVKAVAAVRS
- a CDS encoding alpha-ketoglutarate-dependent dioxygenase AlkB family protein encodes the protein MTHAVQASLFGAPAVPRRDLAGGAWLEVHHEWLGRADNLMGQLLAQVPWRAERRRMYDRTLDVPRLVSFHDLTAGPPPHPVLETICDRLNGEYADELGEPFTTVGLCQYRDGTDSVAWHGDTIGRGLREDTMVAIVSIGATRTFALRPRLGGESIRINVGHGDLLVMGGSCQRTWEHAIPKTSKPVGPRISLQYRPRDVR
- the arcA gene encoding arginine deiminase, whose product is MTDAPVLGANSEVGRLRAVVLHRPGDELKRLTPRNNDQLLFDGLPWVARAQEEHDAFAEVLRSRGVEVLLLSDLLREALASGAARVQGISAAVNARRLGYALAQDLSEYLRSLDAGDLAYVLMCGMTFDELPVGGKVAQPSLVRTMHHGSDFVIEPLPNLLFTRDSSFWIGHKFAITSLALPARVRETSLTDLIYAHHPRFLGVRRAYESHSAPVEGGDVLLLGPGVVAVGVGERTTPAGAEALARSLFDDGLAHTVLAVPIAQERASMHLDTVCTMVDTDAVVMYPAIQDSLSAFTIRRTEGGVSISGADPFVEAAADAMGIGKLRVIDTGLDPVTAEREQWDDGNNTLAVAPGVVVAYERNVETNARLEASGVEVLAISASELGTGRGGPRCMSCPVSRDFI